The nucleotide sequence TCCACTCAAACCAGAGCCAACAAAGACAGAGAGTTGTAGCaaacttctccggattgagcacaTCCAAGCCTTCGTGCTTCTTGGGTTTACAAACAAGGTCCCAATTAATTTTGCACTTGCCTCCCGAGACCTTTTCAGTGCCCGCCCAAAGATATGCGCGACGGGTACTATCAATTTCCCTCCTAACTTCCATCGGGGTGTACAAGGGCATAAGATGGTAAATGGCAATGGCGGTGAGGATGGCTTTAACAAGGACACACGACCCGTGTAATCCACATGCCTTCCTTGCCAAGCAGGGAGTTTGCCTGCGACTTTATCCTCCAAGTGCTGAAAATGGATCCTCTCTAGGCGCTTGAACGACAAAGGTAGCCCCAGGTAGCGCATCAGGAACGTGGTGCGCATAGCCAGGAAAGGGTGGATGGCGTAGTCAATGTGAATGTTGTCACATTGAATGGGAGGCACTAGGCTTTTGGAGCAATTAGCAACAAGGTTGGTCACCTCCCCAAAAGAGGCAAGTGTAGTCACGAGGGATGTCCTCCTTAATAGGCTTGACAAAGATGGCATCATCATTGGCATAGAATGAGGTACGGATGGTTGGAGTTCTCCCACGTAGAGGGTGTAGATGCCCTTGGGACGTGTCCTTGTTGAGAAGGTGGTGTAGGGGGTTAATCGCCAAGACAAAGAGAAGCGGGGACAGTGGGTCCCCTTGTTAGAGTTAGAGACCGTGACCATGCTTCAACGGATCATCCACCACACCATTGATCAACGCCCTCGACGAGGCTGTGGGGAGGAGAGCCGAAACCCATTCCCTAAATCTGCTCGGAAAGCATGGTGCCTCAGTAAATCATAAGCAAATCCCATCTCATGGAGTCAAACGGTTTCTTGATGTCGAGCTTGAAAAGCAAGGTTAGAGTTTTGTTGCCATGAAATTATCATGGATGCTCCTCTTCTTTATAAAGGCATTGGACACAAGGTTTGTCATGTGAGGAGCAAGACGGGTAATCATCATTTTTGCAATAATCATGGCAATGGCATGGACGAGGCTAATGGGGCAATAGTCCGAAATGCTCTCCGCCCCATGCTTCTTTGGTATGAGAGCAATGTTCGCCGAGTTAAGCCAATGAAGGCTGGAAGTATGCAAGTTGAAGAAGTGTTTGACCTCGAGCACAACAACATCCTTGATGATCTCCCAAACAATCTTTGAATAAGGCTCCGAAGAAACCATTGGGGCACAGAGCTTTGTCACTAGGAAGATTGAAGATAGTCCATTTGTCCTCTTCCTCCGAGAAGGCAGCCCAAGGTCTGAGAGGACACAAGTGGAAGCTGGGATATTTCTTCAATTAATGTCAATGTGTCGGGGCCGTCCACGTTTGGTGACCTCGGAGAAGTGGTTTTGGATACTTGGTTTTTGTGATCAGGATCGGTAACCCACCTGTTGTTGTGCTTGAGGCTAAAGATGAAATTCTTCCTTCTTCTATGATTGACCCGTAGGTGAAATAAGCGCGTGTTAGCATCTCCGTCCTTGAAATTGGTGAGTGGTGATCCTCGAGCGTTGCCTTTTTCGCGCATGATCAAGCACGACCATACTATTTTCGCGCACGGTCAAGTACAACATACTAACCACTTTTCGTTTGAGCCTTCTTCTAATATCACGTCCCTCGACACTTAAAGTCTATGCTCTTGTGCCACATCAAGTCGGAAAATGACCTCGAGAGCCATGTGAATTTCGACTTTGGTGTGCGCAAAGATGGTGTTGCTCCACTTCCTAAGCTTCTTCTGACCCGTCCTTCTCAGTTTGTGAAAGAGAACATGGTAGGAGTCAACATGATTCACACCTTGGCTCCAAGCCTCCTGAACCACACCCTTGAAATGCTTTAATCCTAGATAGATCTGTGTGATCCCGTGCTCGGgaaatacaaaaaagaaaaaatggtACGTTGAGGGGATCGTTCTTTGGGGGGCTTGTGAGAAGTCCTCCTCTGCTAATGTCGCCGGACCCAGGTTAAAAAAGCACGCCTTGATGAAGAACTGCTTGAGGTCTCATGTGGTTCAAGTGGACGGTGCATAAAACAGCACAAGGACCGGCGCCGGTGCGCAAAGGCTCTGTGCAGGGTGGGTGGGCCGGCATGATTCTTCAGCCTCACTCACCAGCATGAGACCTCTGCTGGCGCAGCCACGCGCAATCGCAACGACAGGCACCCCGAGCAACCATCGGCCGGTGCACCACGCCGCCCTGGAACTGTCTACCTGCTTGCTGGTGGCAAACGCGTGCACGCGGTGGCAACTGCTGGCCAGGGAACTGCCACAGCAACGCGTGCCTCAACAACGTCCAGGCCCTCCCACCTTCCGCGTCAGGGCGCCACCGGCAGCGACGGCCAGGACGAACACCCGTCTTCAGCAAAATATCACGGAGATGCAGCAGTAAAACAAACATATCTAAAACCGAAACGTCACCTCGCAACAACAAAATATCACGGAAATGCAGCGGTAAAACAAACAAATCCAAAACCGAAACGTCATATCGCAACAACAAAATATCACGGAAATGCAGCGCTAAAACAAGCATATCTGAAACCGGGCCGTCATCTCGCAACAAAATAAAAAGCACCATGAGGAGTCAGTGGCATGCTGACGAACAAAGGTGCCAATAATTGCGTTAATTAACCACGCACTTGCCCATGATGCTAATGCCGGCGAGTCGGCGGGCTTTCCTCGGCAATCTCTATCTAAATGAGGGACTTCTATAAGAGCAGGCTAATAATCATGACTAACTTCTATCGACGATTTCGACCAATATGAATAATCTGCACTGCGACTGAGCTTAGCAGACAGCGACAGGGAGCAAGAGCCAATGAGATAACACATAGTATAAGTTTGATATGGTATACAACTACTAATAATGTAATAAAAAAGCAAATTGTAGCTCACCTAATAAACATCCGCATCCATCCTAGAATCTTAAAACACGAAATGAAAAGCTTATATCATCTTACGCTAGGCTAGACTAGGGGAGCATACCCAACCGGATAAAATAACGGTCGAAACAATGCTAGATGACTGAGCTCACGCGCTGTGCGATGGCTTCAGTTTCTGAATCCAGTGCTTAAGCCCCTTCTTGTGGTCACTGCTCCTCAGCGCGTCCAGGCAGCCGCCCTGCGACATAACCGACTGGATCTTCTCCAGGGTTTTCACAATCTGCCAGAAATCCGGCCTCTTCTCAGGCTGCAACGCGCAGCACTCCTCAATCAGGGGTCTCACTACTGCTGGGCAGTAATCTTGAGGCTCCATCACTTTCTTGTTCTGAAACAAAACCAAAGGATTTAGTCAAGGAGAGAACGCGTACATCTTCTGATTACGTTCTGCAAAGAAGGCAAACTCACACTCATAATTAAACTCTTACATTATTCGCAACGGCATAAGCCACCTGGACTGGGGAGAGGTTCTCGAAAGGAATTCTTCCGGTCACCATCTCCCACAGCAGCAGTCCAAAGCTATATACATCCACCTTCCGGTTGTACGGCTTGCGCTTTAGCATCTCAGGGGCCATCCAGCGGTACGTGCCCTCATCGTCCACTAGCAGATCACATAACGTTTCCTCGCAGGCAATGCCGAAATCAGCAATCTTCACCTCGAACTTCTCATCAAAAAGGATGTTCTCGGGCTTAATGTCGCGGTGGACAATTCCCTGAGAGTGGATGTACTCCAACCCGCGGGCAATCTCCAGAGCGATGGATATGGTCCTCTCCAGAGGGAGGGGGTGGTGCTCTGGGTTGTGCAGGTATGACCTCAAGGAACCTCCAGGAAGAAGCTCCGTAATAATGTAATAAACCGGTCCACATCTATGAGCCGCTACAAGCTGCATTAAGAAGTTGCCAACAAAATGAAATCAGAAGTTACCAACAAAATGAAATGAGACAAGGTTAATCAATAACGAGGCATGATTCACTAATATTACGGACTGTGGTCAGCTCATATAATAAATAAACTTATTGGTGAATATTTTGAGCACTTGACGGCACACTGAAAATAGCAACGGTGCTTATCCTAAGATAACATCAACTTAATTTTCTTCTTCTGAAGGTGTATAGCAAGTTGGCAGACAATCATGAGTTGATTATAACAAAAGGTTCAAACATCCTCAAAGTATTTTTCTATTGCAAAAAAAGGAGCATGAACGTGCCCGTGTGATTTTATTAGATTGCATGACCACTATAAGGCTAAGGGAGAAAAATCAAACCAAACACTCTGCACTATCTATGCCCAGAGATATAATAAGAAAAACAGTACATCTTGAAAAGTCTGAATGTAATTATACCTTGATCACATTCTTATGATGCAGATGAGACAATGCATTGATCTCAGTGTTATATTGTTTGTCAAGCTTTGCAGCTATTATCCCACCAGCGTCAGGCTTAGGCCGGCGGATAAATTTAAGGGCAACCGGCTTATTGTCGTAAAGTCCTTTGTATAGCCGGCTATGTGCCCCAGAAGCAAACCTATGGCCAACAAGCAGCTTGGTTGGATCAAGTTCCCAATCAACTGTAGATTGCACCGCTTGAGCCATGCTAACCGTACGGCTCCTCACAGTCTCTACTGCACtaaccctcctccttcccccaTTGTCAAAGTATCTTCTGGTCCATGAGCTATCCTTCTGAGAATTGTGCTTATCAGAGACCACCGGAGTCGAACACCAATCAGGGCTTGGACCCATATCACACCCTTCCCTGCCCAACGATTTGCCATAGACGCTTTTATCAGATCCCACACGCTTCGGGGGAGGGCTTGTGAACCTCTGACTGCTGGCCCTCGCTTCCCTGAATGTATCTGAAGGCACTACGCTGGGAAGAGGGGACTTGGATCTCAGCTTGTGAGGAGATCCATTAGCCTTTTGATGAAGGTTGGAGCCCTGACTTGTGTGTGCATTATTTAAGTAGCTAAGGAGCATCATCGAGCTTGGGCTCTTGACCAGGCTCCTCGCCCTTGGGGCCTTGGATTTCTCAGACTTTGCCGGAGGGCTCAAAGGAATCTCCAAACTCATCTTCTGCTTGCTGGCCTTCTTCTCATTAGGCTGAAGTGAGGCTCGAAGTGATGGCAAACTAGCAGTATGCTTCAGCGCAGCCACTGTTTCATCATTGCCTCGATCAATGGGCATCGTCACACACTTACTCATGCTCACAAACCTCTGAAGTCTCTGCTCCACATCCCTGCCAAGAGGAGCCACATGCACCCCATGGGAACTAACCCTTGTGTAGACGGTGTGCGAAAACTTAGTCCTCCTAACCCAGGAGGTCTCCGTGTCCATATTGCCGGGAACTAAGAACACGGGGAAACGCTGTCACAAGTGATCAGATTCCAACTTTGGAAGCTTGGATTAGCATGAACCACATGTTGAAGTGAAATTTCGAACAGAAGTCACAAGAAACGCCGCCGGGAGACCTTAGGCCAGGAATCGCAGCGATTCCTCGACCCATTTGCTGCCAAATTCTTGCCGCAAGTTGTAAAAAAGATGGGTGATGCACAAAGAGGTCAAGGGTCTGTTCAGTATCAAACAGATCCCTGAATCTTGCTGAAGAACCCGCGGCAGCCTGGCCTTCTCAAGTATCCTGAAATACAACACGAGGAAGAAAAGATTGTGAGCTGAACTTGGTACGCAACCGGTAGTATTATACGGGCAATTATTGCTTATATAAAATGTCCTGTTCAGCGAATAAAAAACAAAGCAATATTGATCATTATCGGCGGGCATTCATAGTTGAATACTCATTTGTAAATCAATAATGATTTGACTTCTTCTCAAGAATTAGCAGAATACAGGCACGAGCAGTTGGAATAACGCGGTTTTTTGACAGTTGGATTGCAGTGAAGCATTAGAGAAACTGCAGGAGCAAAAATTATGACCCGAACAAGCATCATCCAGACCATTTGATTTTCTAGTGAAGACATCGACTTTTCACGCAACGAGACGTCAGATTATGGGGCAACAATTCTCGCGACAAAAAATGAAAACGCGCAAAGCAAGATCTACTATTCCTTTTACCAAGATTATTATTAAATCCGAACACCCCGCCGGTATTATGACTTCCCAAACCACGACCGGAGAACATCTCAGGATAAGTTCAGACTCGGCAAACAGCACCTGAACTTTTCGACTCGACAATGGAGGGTAGGCAAAAGAAGTTCATCTAGGCAAAAAAAACCGGAGAAATCCAAAAGGCAATGATCCGAAAGCAGACGCAGGCCTCGCACAGATTTGCACAGTAACGGCATCGAAAACCCGAGGCGTACTATGAGCACAATGGTAAAGCAATCCGGAGCAGAGAGCTCGAAGAAACTTGAGCACTAGTAACCGGCGAAAAAGGATCCGCAAACAAACAGCGAACTTGCCTTTGTCAGACGAATGAATTCGATCGAGAAGCACCGAAAGCCGAGCTCACGTCTACGGACACACCAAGATAGACAGCCGACGGCTTTCCAAACGAGCATCCGGAGAGAAGCGGAAGAAGGAGAAAACAATAATCCGAGATGAGATGAGACGTGAGGGAGGAGGAGCAAGAAACCAACCAACCTTCCTTCCTCGAGGCGGCCGGGAGGTTGAGGGAGCCGAATCCGGATCAGAATGCCTGGCTTGCTGGCAGGTTCAGGTCCCAACCTCCTCCCTCTTATCCCCTCCCCTCTTTCCGCGGCGAGCTCGAGTAACAGAACCGAATCTGATCGGCCGAGGAGTCCGGGAGGGCGGGCGGGTGGATATCAGCAGCCAGGACGACGCATTCAAGGCCCgcaccagaaagaaaggaaaggggccCGGCCGCCCGCCCGGCCGCGCTGACACCCTGTCCTCCTCCCTCGCGCGCGGCGGTGGCCCGTGCCGTGTAGCCAGCCGGTGGGGCGCGCGTACGTACGCGGTACGCTGCTCCCCGTACAGCCCCGGGACTCctgcctctctcctctcctctcccctcccgaGCGCGCACGGCTCTTCTATCTATACTATACTACCTCTCCTACCCCAACCGCATTCAGAGGAGGACCCGTCCGCGATACGGGAAGTCCCCGGGGGGCACGGCAGCAGAGGGGCACCGCCGCACCGGCTAGGGCGACCCGGTGGTGGGGCTGACAGGTGTCGACGGTGGCATGTGCGGGGATACAGACTACAGAGAACTGTCCAGCAAGATTAGGAAAGGAGTCAGttttggaggtggaggtggaggtggaggtggaggaggagtcAATGCCCGCAGCAGAGACAAGCCAGGTGAGGTAGGGGAGGGGAGGGCCGGGCTTGGCTCGCTCGTCCGTTGTGGAGTGTGGGGTGGCGGGCGGAGGTGGACGGAGAGGGACTGCGGGGTTGAGAATGTCGAGCCCTTTCCGCACGAAGAAAGCAGCCGGGCGTTTCTCCTCGGCGGCCTCCCTGACCCCTCCTTTTCCCTTCCCCACATTCTTTGCTGCCATtattggtgatggtgatggtgatccCTCGTAAGCTAAGGATGGGATTCTGCGCGTCATAATCCTTAATGCTTTCTTTTTCTGTAAAATGCACAGTACTAGTGTAGCTGCAATTTTTCTGAGGCTGCGGTGGTTTTTAGGCTGAATGATGATATTTGTGAAGTCTGTTTAGGGGTTGTGAGGAGAGTGGGAATTGGTGGATCATTGTAGCTTACTGTTTATGGCAAAAAGGGAGGACCAATTTTTTCAATTGTTCGTCCTTTTGACACGGCTTATTTGGGTCCATGCAACATAAGACTAGGAAGGTTTGCAAGGAAACGGGATGTTGCCGACCTCTGCTTCTGCGAGAAATTTTTGTGCTCATGCTCATGTAGGATTATGTGTGTGTCAtgattctctttttttttcttgtaACGTGTATTCATCCTTGGGCTGATATTTATTTTGACGATAAAAGGCAGGCGCTCTGCCAGGTTTCATATAGACATGGGAAAACAGAAAGTGTACAAAAGATATTTACAAGACTAAAAAGCTCTAGAAATTACATGCCATTGCCATAGCTAAACCCAACTGGACAAGGTTCTCCCTAACGAGGTAAGCAACATCTAACACCTGTAAAGAGGCGTTCTGGAAAAGCCTTTGATTCCTCTCTTTCCATACATGCCACACACACATAAATGAACACCCTGCCAAAGTGCTTCCGCCTCGAATGTTCTTCTTCCACCAGTCCTCGGGCATGGAAAAAAACCCGGGGCCGAGCTTGGCATGATCGAGGACCAGCCAGCAACGATACCCCAAACGCTTCGGACCAAAAGGCATCCCCGAGAGAGATGCTCGTTTGTTTCAAATTCGGTGTTACACAGACTCCAAACCTCCTCGTGAGGCCAACCATGGACAACAAGATGATCCGCGGTTAGCGCTTTCCGGTGAAGGTGGAGCCAAACGAACAACTTGCACTTTGGCTCAACTTTGGCCTCCCAAATCTTGTGTGCCTCGAAAGGAATCGACACACCTTCAAATTGCACCCTATAGGTTGAAGCCGCGGAGTAGATACCAATCGCCGAAGCCGTCCATGTGATGGCATCTGGAGTAGCCGGGTCAAGATGCACATCTTAAAGAGAAATCCATAGGCCGACAAACTCACAAATTTGAATAATCAGAGAGAAAATTCTGAAGGTTTGTATTCAATGATTATTGTGAAGACCTTCAAAAATAGTGAGACATTTGCGCCGAGCAATAGCAAACATGTATATATAAAGTCTGTTTAGGGGTTGTAAGCAAGAGTAGGAATTGGCTGGATCATAGTATTAGTTTATTGTTtatggcaatgaagaagataaataCTAGGAATTTACTAAGACTCTTCAATAATAGCATGTTTACAAAAAAACTCTATGGTGTTGACCTCTGCTTGTGCGAGAAATACTTGTTCTCATGATCATATATATCTGTCAGACCCATATACCCTATGTAACCAGTGACCTCACGGCATATTGTCACATGGGTCAAAATGAGACGCCACGAACAAGGGTATAAGGAAGAGGCCACCTGCCAATGTTGACGAGGATACCGGGTTTGGTATTTATGTCTAGTCAAAAGGCTACAAATTTGCAGTAAGAATTGACGACACAACCGCAACCTCATCACCCTGTCCCCAGTGTTGCCTCTCTGGCAACACGGTCGGAAGCCAACAACCGCGTCGCCGACCTAATTCCTCGTCACATCCCTACTCGCGGCCGTCACCGAAGGATGCTGCCNNNNNNNNNNNNNNNNNNNNNNNNNNNNNNNNNNNNNNNNNNNNNNNNNNNNNNNNNNNNNNNNNNNNNNNNNNNNNNNNNNNNNNNNNNNNNNNNNNNNNNNNNNNNNNNNNNNNNNNNNNNNNNNNNNNNNNNNNNNNNNNNNNNNNNNNNNNNNNNNNNNNNNNNNNNNNNNNNNNNNNNNNNNNNNNNNNNNNNNNNNNNNNNNNNNNNNNNNNNNNNNNNNNNNNNNNNNNNNNNNNNNNNNNNNNNNNNNNNNNNNNNNNNNNCTCGGGCCCCTTGGCTGCTTTGGTTGTAGTGTGAGAGGGCAAGAGGAAGATGTTTTGTATGGAAAAACAACTatgaattttttttagaaaattgaGTAGAGAGGATGGTGTTGCCGACCTCAGCTTTTGTGAGAAAATACTTGTGCTCATGCTTGAATATGGTTATCGGAGCCAGACGCTATGATGTATTCAATGAATCCCGTCATGCTGTTACATGAGCCAAAATGAGACACCAGGAGCAAGGGTGATAAGGCATAAGCCCTCGGCAACGACGACGAGAATACCGAGGTTGGTGTTGGTAGTGGAATCGAAAAGGGTACAAATTTGTAGTCGTAGATGATGACATCACCGTAACCTACATGTGCATACAACATTCGGCGATTCTGGAAATGACACTTGATTAAAATGGACGGACTAGAAGAAGCGGGTTTTCACGAGAAAAaaacaatggaacaaaattaaaAAGATTGGGTGCAGAGGATGATgtttttataaaacaaaaaaatgagTGGTGATTTGAAAGAGAGACATTTGTAAACATATAGAGACTATGCTACAATTTACTATGAGTGTTAGATTTAAACTTAAGGTAGGACATTTGAGTATATGGATGTTTGAAACAACTAAAAAAATTGTAGTCATATGACGACATAACCACAACTCCATGTGCATGGAACATTCGACGATTCAACAAACATCGCGTGACTACAATTAATGGTCTAGAAGAATATGGTTTGCACGAAAAACAACTATGATTTTTTCAAAATATTGGGTAGGGATGATGGTGTTGCTGACGTCTGCTTCTGTGAGAAATACTTGTGCTCAGGCTCCCATATGATTAAAGGACCCATAGACCCGATATACCCAGTGACTTGTGGAGTGCTGCCACACGAGCCAAAATGAGACACAAAGATTGAGGGTGACGAGGAAGAAGCCCTCGACTATCGTTGATGAGGATATCAAGACAACGTTTGTTGTCAAATAAAAAGAACTACAAAATTTTAGTTGTAAAAAATAAAGTAATTGTAATCT is from Triticum aestivum cultivar Chinese Spring chromosome 3A, IWGSC CS RefSeq v2.1, whole genome shotgun sequence and encodes:
- the LOC123060595 gene encoding probable serine/threonine-protein kinase PBL18 produces the protein MDTETSWVRRTKFSHTVYTRVSSHGVHVAPLGRDVEQRLQRFVSMSKCVTMPIDRGNDETVAALKHTASLPSLRASLQPNEKKASKQKMSLEIPLSPPAKSEKSKAPRARSLVKSPSSMMLLSYLNNAHTSQGSNLHQKANGSPHKLRSKSPLPSVVPSDTFREARASSQRFTSPPPKRVGSDKSVYGKSLGREGCDMGPSPDWCSTPVVSDKHNSQKDSSWTRRYFDNGGRRRVSAVETVRSRTVSMAQAVQSTVDWELDPTKLLVGHRFASGAHSRLYKGLYDNKPVALKFIRRPKPDAGGIIAAKLDKQYNTEINALSHLHHKNVIKLVAAHRCGPVYYIITELLPGGSLRSYLHNPEHHPLPLERTISIALEIARGLEYIHSQGIVHRDIKPENILFDEKFEVKIADFGIACEETLCDLLVDDEGTYRWMAPEMLKRKPYNRKVDVYSFGLLLWEMVTGRIPFENLSPVQVAYAVANNNKKVMEPQDYCPAVVRPLIEECCALQPEKRPDFWQIVKTLEKIQSVMSQGGCLDALRSSDHKKGLKHWIQKLKPSHSA